The following are encoded together in the Desulfococcus multivorans genome:
- a CDS encoding alpha/beta fold hydrolase, with translation MQSMRTITTKDGTQIYYKDWGAGQSVVFSHGWPLCADSWEAQMMFLASNGYRCIAHDRRGHGRSSQPWNGNEMDAYADDQIVPIGASALASAKLVRNATLKIYAGAPHGLAYTHKDPLNADLLAFLKP, from the coding sequence ATGCAATCTATGCGCACGATTACGACGAAAGACGGTACGCAGATCTACTACAAGGACTGGGGCGCGGGACAGTCCGTGGTGTTCAGCCACGGGTGGCCTCTCTGTGCGGACAGCTGGGAGGCTCAGATGATGTTTCTGGCCTCCAACGGCTATCGATGCATTGCCCATGACCGTCGCGGACACGGCCGGTCGAGCCAGCCCTGGAACGGCAACGAAATGGACGCCTACGCCGACGACCAGATCGTCCCGATCGGCGCCTCGGCCCTGGCCTCAGCGAAGCTCGTCAGGAACGCGACCCTGAAGATCTACGCAGGTGCGCCCCACGGTCTTGCGTACACGCACAAAGACCCGCTTAACGCCGATCTGCTTGCATTTCTTAAACCGTGA
- a CDS encoding U32 family peptidase encodes MPNEPTSAVRAAPGPTRFSLAANYDPELVPALAAYPVDEVYGKFPYDGVSSGRPRYMATPLTEADLRRYIRLLDHHGIAFNYLLNGACFGNREWTRPWQKRVTALLTRLGGLGVRRVTVSTPFLLELVKRRFPEFKVRVGIYAQVDTPRRARFWEDLGADAIVLESFSINRNFSRLAAIRQAVRCDLELIANHVCLMNCPMQTYHQNGFAHASDETDTLFIDYCFMRCSRQRLTDPSQFIKSAWIRPEDLAVYEAMGYTSFKLLERGIPSVELLRRVKAYSERRFNGNLAELLLSYGFKNPVHKESHWTLRHFCKPRQVNPLRLKPLLDLARLQGWLSPLPECPIRVDAQQIPKNFLDGFRGRDCTAMDCKACGYCERIAGQAVSISPEYRTEMLRRYAIMDDAMAKGGLWGV; translated from the coding sequence ATGCCAAATGAGCCGACAAGCGCCGTCCGGGCGGCACCCGGGCCAACCCGATTCTCACTGGCGGCGAACTACGATCCGGAACTGGTTCCTGCGCTTGCTGCGTACCCGGTCGATGAAGTTTACGGCAAGTTCCCTTATGACGGTGTCAGCAGTGGCCGTCCCCGATACATGGCGACACCGCTCACGGAAGCAGATCTGAGGCGTTACATTCGCCTGCTGGACCATCATGGCATTGCCTTCAATTACCTTTTAAACGGCGCCTGTTTCGGCAACCGCGAATGGACACGCCCCTGGCAGAAACGGGTGACCGCCCTGCTGACCAGACTGGGCGGCCTGGGCGTGCGCCGAGTCACCGTATCCACCCCGTTTCTTCTGGAACTGGTCAAACGCCGTTTCCCCGAGTTCAAGGTAAGGGTCGGGATTTACGCCCAGGTGGACACGCCCCGGCGCGCCCGCTTCTGGGAGGATCTCGGGGCGGATGCCATCGTTCTGGAGAGCTTCTCGATCAACCGGAACTTCTCCCGCCTTGCGGCTATCCGCCAGGCCGTCCGATGCGATCTGGAACTGATCGCAAATCACGTCTGCCTGATGAATTGTCCGATGCAAACCTATCATCAGAACGGTTTTGCACATGCATCTGACGAGACAGACACACTCTTCATCGATTACTGCTTTATGCGCTGTTCCCGGCAGCGGCTGACGGATCCGTCGCAATTCATCAAGTCGGCCTGGATTCGGCCGGAGGACCTTGCCGTGTATGAAGCGATGGGATACACGTCCTTCAAGCTTCTGGAACGGGGGATTCCGTCTGTGGAACTGCTGCGGCGCGTCAAAGCATACAGCGAGCGTCGGTTCAATGGCAATCTGGCCGAACTGCTGCTGTCGTATGGGTTTAAAAATCCGGTTCACAAGGAATCGCACTGGACCCTGCGCCATTTCTGCAAGCCTCGGCAGGTGAATCCGCTGAGATTGAAACCGCTGCTTGACCTGGCGCGCCTGCAAGGCTGGCTCTCGCCGCTGCCGGAATGTCCGATCCGGGTGGATGCGCAGCAGATTCCGAAGAATTTCCTGGACGGTTTTCGCGGCCGTGACTGCACCGCCATGGATTGTAAGGCTTGCGGCTATTGCGAGCGGATTGCCGGCCAGGCCGTTTCGATCTCGCCCGAGTACCGCACCGAGATGTTGAGAAGGTATGCGATCATGGACGATGCCATGGCAAAGGGAGGGCTCTGGGGTGTTTGA
- a CDS encoding methyltransferase domain-containing protein, with amino-acid sequence MFDSRATAMELLDRPDCDPSLAAASYRFMELVNYSFGGIRLVRRFLAAETAERHACAPLRILDIGSGSCDIPLAVIRWARSCGIPIHFTCLELAGHAIDIARGQLVRAGNPPVKLLQEDAFTHQPVEPYDYALTSMCFHHFSNAQILMLLHRLRGFVRSSMLINDLRRSRLASLAARLLLAATDAPEGVRHDALLSIRRGFKIDELRTLLRQLDDVSVSVEPAHWFRIAAIVRFKQGEKS; translated from the coding sequence GTGTTTGACTCACGCGCCACGGCGATGGAGCTTCTGGACCGGCCGGACTGCGATCCGTCGCTGGCCGCCGCCAGCTACCGGTTCATGGAGTTGGTCAATTACAGCTTCGGCGGCATCCGGTTGGTTCGGCGTTTTCTGGCCGCTGAAACTGCTGAGCGCCATGCCTGCGCCCCCCTGCGCATCCTCGATATCGGCTCGGGAAGCTGCGACATCCCGCTGGCGGTGATCCGCTGGGCGCGCTCCTGCGGCATCCCCATACACTTCACCTGCCTGGAATTGGCCGGCCACGCAATTGACATTGCACGCGGACAGCTCGTCCGGGCGGGAAATCCGCCGGTGAAACTGCTTCAGGAGGATGCCTTTACCCATCAACCCGTCGAACCGTATGATTATGCCCTGACCTCCATGTGCTTCCATCATTTCAGTAATGCTCAGATCCTGATGCTGCTGCACAGGCTCCGCGGTTTCGTGCGAAGCAGCATGCTCATCAACGATCTCCGCCGCTCGCGCCTGGCGTCTCTGGCGGCAAGACTGCTGCTGGCCGCCACCGACGCGCCGGAAGGGGTCCGGCATGACGCTCTGCTCTCGATCCGGCGCGGCTTCAAAATCGATGAACTGAGAACCTTGTTGCGGCAACTCGACGACGTCTCGGTTTCCGTGGAGCCGGCCCACTGGTTTCGGATTGCCGCCATCGTCCGATTCAAACAAGGAGAAAAGTCGTGA
- a CDS encoding type III polyketide synthase: MKTIILRGLGTATPPFYATQEDAYEYFFTHFSLKPAERDLYRRILLDGKIKGRYLGMDAKADVLETDPDRLLARFLKFGRSTAVAAARRALAEAGVGPAEISGLVFNTCTGYLCPGLCSYIAEDLGLKTTIRFLDLMGMGCGAAIPNLEAAAGMLIRSGEGPVLSLAVEICSATIFPGHEPELVVSNSIFGDGAAAVVLDLSRENSQDGLAKMVDFAAGLFPRYREDLHYRTAGGRLRNHLSRRVPVIGARTVTEVASGLLDRHGLTRNDIAWWAVHPGGTAVLAQVAKTLGLADDVLRFSYRIFKNYGNMSSPSVLFVLREILDSGRPQPGQKGMLLAFGAGFSAFAALIEFASG; encoded by the coding sequence GTGAAAACCATCATCCTCAGAGGGCTGGGCACCGCCACCCCGCCATTTTATGCAACGCAAGAGGATGCGTACGAATACTTCTTCACGCATTTCTCCCTGAAACCGGCCGAACGGGATCTGTATCGCCGCATTCTCCTGGACGGCAAAATCAAAGGCCGTTATCTGGGAATGGATGCGAAGGCGGATGTCCTTGAGACCGATCCCGACCGTTTGTTGGCGCGCTTTCTCAAGTTTGGTCGCAGCACAGCCGTTGCCGCCGCTCGCCGCGCATTGGCGGAGGCCGGCGTGGGACCCGCCGAGATATCCGGATTGGTTTTCAACACCTGCACCGGCTACCTCTGCCCCGGACTCTGCTCATATATCGCTGAAGATCTGGGGCTCAAGACAACGATTCGTTTCCTGGACTTGATGGGGATGGGTTGCGGTGCGGCGATTCCGAATCTCGAAGCCGCTGCCGGCATGCTGATTCGAAGCGGGGAAGGTCCGGTTCTCAGCCTTGCCGTGGAAATCTGTTCAGCCACCATTTTCCCCGGCCATGAGCCGGAACTGGTGGTGAGCAATTCCATTTTCGGTGACGGCGCCGCCGCCGTCGTTCTCGATCTGTCGCGGGAGAACTCTCAGGACGGACTGGCGAAAATGGTGGACTTTGCGGCGGGTCTTTTCCCCCGGTACCGCGAAGATCTGCATTACCGGACGGCAGGCGGCCGCCTGCGGAACCATCTGAGCAGGCGGGTGCCGGTTATCGGCGCGCGCACTGTGACGGAGGTCGCCTCCGGGCTTCTGGACCGGCACGGACTCACCCGGAATGACATTGCCTGGTGGGCGGTTCATCCAGGAGGCACGGCGGTGCTGGCCCAAGTCGCCAAAACACTGGGACTTGCCGACGATGTCCTGCGCTTTTCATACCGCATTTTCAAGAACTACGGCAACATGTCGTCACCCTCCGTTCTGTTTGTCTTGCGGGAGATTCTGGACAGCGGTCGGCCGCAGCCCGGCCAAAAAGGGATGCTGCTGGCATTCGGTGCCGGCTTCTCCGCTTTTGCGGCGCTCATTGAATTTGCGTCCGGTTGA
- a CDS encoding 2-oxoacid:acceptor oxidoreductase subunit alpha, with amino-acid sequence MMEDLNVVIAGAAGEGVQTVGEVLGETIAGHGYAVFAWQEFESRIRGGQNSYCIRISEKPANAPAMRADILLALNDDAAVKYGPLIQPDGILIAEKKIRDRMISIPFSDIARKELGNKIYVNTLAIGALAAAIGMNPGILHAVLARKFAKKGDPVVAANRVAAEKGYLLAREGCQGICPWQLPERDTRYLLVSGTEALAMAAALAGCRFMAAYPMSPATDTITFLAENEKEFEVFTEQAEDEISAVNMAIGASFAGARAMTATSGGGFALMVEAVSLAGMIETPLVIVLGQRPGPATGLPTRTAQGDLLFAVHAGHGEFSKAVLAPADAKDIFRQTVRAFNLADRYQIPVIVLTDQFLLDSLFSVADIRLEQYAPEFHLADPSVIDDYHRYRVTQTGISPRLYPGQSLHLVTADSDEHDSRGHITEDLAGTVPEMVEKRLAKHRALKAAIQPPEEVDVEGAERILVGWGSSRPALLEALERLNKNGIRTGLIHFREIWPLPAYRFPEGKAYWTVENNATGQLATLLRSEYGITFAGQVHRYDGLPLTGLYIQEVLQW; translated from the coding sequence ATGATGGAGGATCTGAATGTGGTCATCGCCGGTGCGGCCGGTGAAGGCGTGCAGACCGTCGGAGAAGTGCTTGGGGAAACCATCGCGGGTCATGGCTATGCCGTATTCGCCTGGCAGGAATTCGAATCCAGAATCCGGGGAGGCCAGAACAGTTATTGCATCCGGATCAGCGAAAAACCGGCCAACGCACCGGCCATGAGAGCGGATATCCTTCTGGCGTTGAATGACGACGCGGCCGTGAAATACGGGCCTCTGATTCAACCGGACGGCATTCTCATCGCGGAGAAAAAGATTCGGGACCGGATGATTTCCATTCCATTTTCGGATATCGCCCGGAAGGAACTGGGCAACAAGATATACGTCAACACCCTGGCCATCGGCGCACTTGCGGCAGCGATCGGCATGAATCCCGGCATTCTCCATGCGGTTCTCGCCCGGAAATTCGCTAAAAAAGGGGATCCCGTCGTGGCGGCCAATCGTGTTGCGGCCGAGAAGGGCTATCTCCTCGCCCGTGAAGGCTGTCAGGGCATCTGTCCCTGGCAGCTTCCGGAACGGGACACCCGGTACCTGCTCGTCTCGGGAACAGAAGCCCTCGCCATGGCGGCCGCTCTGGCCGGGTGCCGGTTCATGGCGGCGTATCCCATGTCGCCTGCGACCGATACCATCACCTTTCTGGCCGAAAACGAGAAGGAATTCGAAGTGTTCACCGAGCAGGCGGAAGACGAGATATCGGCCGTCAACATGGCCATCGGCGCCAGTTTCGCCGGAGCCCGGGCCATGACGGCCACCTCCGGGGGCGGCTTCGCGCTGATGGTGGAAGCCGTCAGTCTGGCCGGGATGATCGAAACACCCCTGGTGATTGTCCTGGGCCAGCGACCGGGGCCTGCCACCGGGCTTCCGACCCGCACCGCCCAGGGCGATCTCCTGTTCGCCGTTCATGCCGGACATGGCGAATTTTCCAAAGCGGTGCTGGCGCCCGCCGATGCAAAAGACATCTTCAGGCAAACCGTACGCGCCTTCAATCTGGCCGACCGCTATCAGATACCGGTCATCGTTCTTACCGATCAGTTCCTTCTGGATTCTCTCTTTTCCGTGGCGGACATCCGTCTGGAGCAATATGCTCCCGAATTCCATCTGGCCGACCCGTCCGTCATCGACGATTACCATCGCTATCGGGTGACGCAAACCGGTATATCTCCGCGTCTGTACCCCGGCCAGAGCCTGCATCTGGTGACGGCGGACAGCGATGAACACGATTCCCGGGGCCACATCACCGAAGACCTTGCTGGAACCGTTCCGGAGATGGTGGAAAAACGCCTCGCGAAGCATCGGGCACTGAAAGCCGCCATCCAACCGCCCGAGGAGGTCGATGTCGAGGGCGCAGAGCGGATTCTGGTGGGCTGGGGCTCCTCGCGCCCGGCCCTGTTGGAAGCCCTTGAACGGCTCAACAAAAATGGAATCCGGACGGGCTTGATCCATTTCAGGGAAATATGGCCCCTGCCGGCATACCGGTTTCCCGAAGGCAAGGCTTACTGGACCGTTGAAAACAACGCCACCGGCCAACTTGCGACGTTGCTGCGCTCCGAATACGGAATTACGTTCGCAGGCCAGGTCCATCGCTATGACGGCCTGCCGTTGACCGGACTCTACATTCAGGAGGTGCTGCAATGGTGA